One window of the Eucalyptus grandis isolate ANBG69807.140 chromosome 6, ASM1654582v1, whole genome shotgun sequence genome contains the following:
- the LOC104449578 gene encoding protein PIGMENT DEFECTIVE 338, chloroplastic — MLTKEVLPLYEKEMDHLLCDLKNDSEAFMARGKMGIVKYDDAMSAGPGSGRPVVETGTVLFAEVLGRTLSGRPLLSTRRLFRRIAWHRVRQIKQLNEPLEVKITKWNTGGLLTRIEGLRAFLPKAELLNRVNNFTELKENVGRQIQVLISRMDEDKNDLILSEKDAWEMLHLQEGTLLDGTVKKILPYGAQIRIGDTNRSGLLHISKITATRITSVGDVLSVDEKVKVLVVKSIIPDKISLSIVDLESEPGLFISNKEKVFSEAEMMVKKYRQKLPTVIRAPKPAASATVQVPLDSEASLYANWKWFKFDSEQ, encoded by the exons ATGCTGACCAAGGAGGTGCTGCCTTTGTACGAGAAAGAGATGGATCATCTGCTGTGCGACTTGAAGAATGATTCGGAGGCTTTCATGGCTCGCGGGAAGATGGGAATTGTGAAGTACGATGATGCGATGAGCGCAGGGCCGGGGTCGGGTAGGCCGGTGGTGGAGACGGGGACGGTGTTGTTCGCCGAGGTGCTTGGGCGTACACTTAGTGGACGGCCTTTGCTTTCGACTCGGCGGCTTTTTAGGAGGATTGCTTGGCATCGAGTGAGGCAG ATAAAGCAACTGAACGAGCCTCTAGAGGTCAAAATCACAAAGTGGAACACAGGGGGACTTCTCACGAGAATTGAG GGGTTGCGAGCTTTCCTTCCAAAAGCAGAGTTACTCAATAGAGTAAACAATTTCACTgagttgaaagaaaat GTGGGCCGCCAAATACAAGTGCTGATTTCGAGGATGGACGAGGATAAGAATGACTTGATTTTGAGTGAGAAAGATGCATGG GAGATGCTGCACCTACAAGAGGGGACACTTCTTGATGGAACTGTAAAGAAAATCTTACCTTATGGAGCTCAGATAAGGATTGGTGACACTAATAGAAG TGGTTTGCTGCATATCTCAAAAATTACTGCTACCCGGATCACTTCTGTCGGTGATGTCCTCTCAGTTGATGAGAAGGTTAAAGTACTGGTTGTGAAGTCAATAATTCCCGATAAAATCTCTCTCAG CATTGTGGACCTTGAAAGCGAGCCTGGTCTATTTATATCAAACAAAGAG AAAGTATTTTCCGAAGCAGAAATGATGGTGAAGAAATACAGGCAGAAGCTGCCTACCGTAATTAGAGCTCCCAAGCCAGCGGCCTCTGCGACCGTCCAGGTACCTTTGGATAGCGAAGCTTCACTTTATGCAAATTGGAAGTGGTTCAAATTTGACAGTGAGCAATAG
- the LOC104451958 gene encoding 3-ketoacyl-CoA synthase 4, giving the protein MKLIKRVFQILQITSAACLFIISAFLLLPRIRFLSPSPLSSFVPFACVGIGIGIVVLRRCYSRPAPVFLVDYSCFKPGSGRKCTYGVSESFVRRSQRFSPESEDFMRKIYLKSGLGDETYGPPFMFRADYEEARLESAVQEAREGIFSAVDSLLAKTAVHPRAIDVLVVTCGSFSPTPSLSSLIVNRYKLRPDVKAYDLSGMGCSSGVLSIDLAAKILRQSGDVHYALVVITESISLNWYFGDNRSMLVTNCIFRVGCAAVLLNNEAARRPAAKFELVRSLRTHHGADDRAYRAAFQEEDEKGNTGVALTKDLIRAAATNLREHIKILAPRVLPLSQLVSYACSALVSALSRGDVKPAVPDFTTCFEHICIHVGGKAVIEQVGRVLRLSDEATEPARMSLHRFGNTSSSLVFYELAYFEAKRRIERGDRVWMLAFGTGFKVGSLVWRSLRSSREQEEEDNPWNDCIHRYPISAT; this is encoded by the coding sequence ATGAAACTCATCAAACGCGTCTTCCAAATCCTCCAGATCACCTCCGCCGCATGCCTCTTCATCATCTCcgctttcctcctccttccccgcATTcgcttcctctctccctctcctctctcctcgtTCGTTCCTTTCGCATGCGTCGGCATCGGCATCGGCATCGTTGTCCTCCGCCGGTGCTACTCTCGCCCGGCCCCGGTTTTCCTCGTCGACTACTCGTGCTTCAAGCCGGGCTCCGGCCGCAAGTGCACGTATGGAGTCTCGGAGAGCTTCGTGCGCAGGAGCCAGCGCTTCAGCCCCGAGAGCGAGGACTTCATGCGGAAGATATACCTCAAGTCGGGCCTCGGCGACGAGACGTACGGCCCGCCCTTCATGTTCCGGGCCGACTACGAGGAGGCGAGGCTGGAGTCCGCCGTGCAAGAAGCCCGGGAAGGCATCTTCTCGGCCGTCGACTCGCTCCTCGCGAAGACGGCCGTCCACCCTCGTGCCATCGACGTGCTGGTAGTCACGTGCGGCAGCTTCTCGCCGACGCCATCTCTCTCGTCACTTATTGTGAATCGGTACAAGCTCAGGCCCGACGTCAAGGCGTATGACTTGAGCGGCATGGGATGTAGCTCCGGCGTGCTCTCTATAGACCTGGCGGCGAAAATCCTGCGTCAAAGCGGTGATGTCCATTATGCCCTCGTGGTGATAACCGAGAGCATCAGCCTGAACTGGTATTTTGGGGACAACCGGTCGATGCTCGTGACCAACTGCATCTTCCGTGTCGGCTGCGCCGCCGTATTGTTGAACAATGAGGCAGCCCGCCGCCCTGCTGCCAAGTTCGAGCTCGTTCGCTCACTCAGGACTCACCATGGGGCGGACGACCGCGCTTACAGGGCCGCGTTCCAGGAAGAGGACGAGAAGGGAAACACGGGGGTTGCGCTCACCAAGGATTTGATTCGTGCCGCCGCAACTAACCTCCGGGAGCACATCAAGATACTCGCTCCCCGGGTCCTGCCGCTGAGCCAGCTAGTCTCCTACGCATGCTCGGCGCTCGTCTCGGCATTATCTCGCGGGGATGTGAAACCGGCGGTGCCGGACTTCACGACGTGCTTTGAGCACATTTGCATACACGTGGGGGGGAAGGCAGTGATCGAGCAGGTGGGACGGGTCCTGCGGCTGAGCGACGAGGCCACCGAGCCGGCTCGGATGAGCCTGCATCGGTTCGGCAACACGTCGAGCAGTCTCGTGTTCTATGAGCTGGCGTATTTCGAAGCGAAGAGGAGGATCGAGAGAGGGGACAGGGTGTGGATGCTGGCGTTCGGGACTGGATTTAAGGTGGGAAGTTTGGTGTGGAGGTCGCTGAGGAGTTCACGCgagcaagaggaggaggatAATCCATGGAACGATTGCATTCATAGGTACCCAATAAGTGCTACCTGA